One Pseudonocardia sediminis DNA window includes the following coding sequences:
- a CDS encoding class I SAM-dependent methyltransferase, which produces MIATGELEFVSGLYRKYTSDLAAVVEQQRTFLATNASTVTPQLDDLEAEITYLLLREYRPEHVVEIGTFYGWSTTWLLSALRDNGTGHLHSFDMVDHVKRTVPSELSDGRWTFTKGDVKENLDALPADTDYLFIDADHGKKFGQWYVDNLFPRMTSGIPASVHDVFHGRSARVWSEGQVVVKWLADHDVPFFTAARKNSPKNFDAINEVRTELGLTGARGSTKNPMIWFNLP; this is translated from the coding sequence GTGATCGCGACCGGCGAGCTGGAGTTCGTCTCCGGCCTCTACCGGAAGTACACCTCCGACCTCGCGGCGGTGGTGGAGCAGCAGCGCACGTTCCTGGCGACCAACGCCTCGACGGTCACCCCGCAGCTCGACGACCTCGAGGCCGAGATCACCTACCTGCTGCTGCGCGAGTACCGCCCGGAGCACGTGGTGGAGATCGGCACGTTCTACGGCTGGTCCACGACCTGGCTGCTCAGCGCGCTGCGCGACAACGGCACCGGGCACCTGCACTCGTTCGACATGGTCGACCACGTGAAGCGCACCGTGCCGTCCGAGCTCTCGGACGGGCGGTGGACGTTCACCAAGGGCGACGTCAAGGAGAACCTCGACGCGCTGCCCGCCGACACCGACTACCTGTTCATCGACGCCGACCACGGCAAGAAGTTCGGCCAGTGGTACGTCGACAACCTGTTCCCGCGGATGACGTCGGGGATCCCGGCCAGCGTCCACGACGTGTTCCACGGCCGGTCCGCCCGCGTCTGGTCCGAGGGCCAGGTCGTGGTGAAGTGGCTCGCCGACCACGACGTCCCGTTCTTCACCGCCGCCCGCAAGAACTCGCCGAAGAACTTCGACGCGATCAACGAGGTCCGCACCGAGCTGGGCCTGACCGGGGCGCGGGGCAGCACGAAGAACCCGATGATCTGGTTCAACCTGCCCTGA
- a CDS encoding ArsA family ATPase, with protein sequence MTRGIHLDVDAVIDDPATRVVVCCGSGGVGKTTTSAALALRAAERGRKVVVLTIDPARRLAQALGLDELSNEPSTVPGVGRPDGGALDAMMLDMRRTFDEMVEGHTEPDRAQRIFENPFYQTISTSFSGTQEYMAMEKLGQLVSSGTWDLVIVDTPPSRSALDFLDAPQRMSKFLDGRMIRLLSSPARAGGRGIRKLVGAGFSLFAKVVSTILGGQLLADASAFVQAFDTMFGGFNERAEKTYALLRSPGTAFLVVAAPEADALREAAYFTDRLGSENMPLAGLVLNRTHPVLAPVSAARARAAAEKVGGAGSQIAAAVLRLHADRVDLSEREEHLLTRFAAAHPSVPVVRVPSISEDIADLDGLRKVGRLLAGAGTADATAVAGS encoded by the coding sequence GTGACCCGCGGTATCCATCTCGACGTCGACGCCGTGATCGACGACCCGGCCACCCGCGTCGTCGTGTGCTGCGGCTCCGGCGGCGTCGGCAAGACGACGACGTCGGCCGCCCTGGCCCTGCGCGCCGCCGAGCGCGGGCGGAAGGTCGTCGTGCTGACGATCGACCCGGCCCGCCGCCTGGCCCAGGCCCTCGGCCTCGACGAGCTGAGCAACGAGCCCAGCACCGTCCCCGGCGTCGGCCGCCCGGACGGTGGCGCGCTCGACGCGATGATGCTCGACATGCGTCGCACGTTCGACGAGATGGTCGAGGGCCACACCGAGCCGGACCGGGCGCAGAGGATCTTCGAGAACCCCTTCTACCAGACGATCTCCACGTCGTTCTCCGGAACGCAGGAGTACATGGCGATGGAGAAGCTGGGCCAGCTCGTCTCGTCCGGCACGTGGGACCTCGTGATCGTCGACACCCCGCCGTCGCGTTCGGCGCTGGACTTCCTCGATGCCCCGCAGCGCATGTCGAAGTTCCTCGACGGCCGCATGATCCGGCTGCTCTCCTCGCCCGCCCGCGCCGGTGGCCGCGGCATCCGCAAGCTGGTCGGGGCCGGTTTCAGCCTGTTCGCCAAGGTCGTGTCGACGATCCTGGGCGGGCAGCTGCTGGCCGACGCGTCGGCGTTCGTGCAGGCCTTCGACACGATGTTCGGCGGGTTCAACGAGCGCGCCGAGAAGACCTACGCGCTGCTGCGCTCGCCGGGGACGGCGTTCCTCGTCGTCGCCGCGCCGGAGGCGGACGCGCTGCGCGAGGCGGCCTACTTCACCGACCGTCTGGGCAGCGAGAACATGCCGCTGGCCGGGCTGGTGCTCAACCGCACCCACCCGGTCCTCGCGCCGGTGTCGGCGGCCCGCGCCCGGGCCGCGGCCGAGAAGGTGGGCGGGGCCGGGTCGCAGATCGCGGCCGCGGTGCTGCGCCTGCACGCCGACCGGGTCGACCTCTCCGAGCGCGAGGAGCACCTGCTCACCCGCTTCGCCGCCGCGCACCCGTCGGTGCCGGTGGTGCGGGTGCCGTCGATCTCCGAGGACATCGCCGACCTCGACGGCCTGCGCAAGGTCGGCCGGCTCCTGGCCGGCGCCGGGACCGCGGACGCGACGGCCGTCGCCGGCAGCTGA
- a CDS encoding ArsA-related P-loop ATPase, whose translation MTTTGWPDPLSTARFHVVSGKGGTGKTTVAAALALALATGGKRTLLVEVEGRQGIAQVFDTPPLPYEERKIAIAPGGGEVRALAVDAEAALLEYFEMFYRLGVAGRTLRRMGAVEFATTLAPGLRDVLLTGKAKECVSRTDRDGRPVYDAVVLDAPPTGRLVTFLDVTRAMADLAKAGPIHGQAEGVVELLHSPRTAVHLVTLLQDLPVTETLETVTELQEAGLQVGTMIVNRMREQWLPDRSVTAAAHGRVDSSRIRTGLAGAGIDLAPDEIDGLVAETVEHAVQVAGEAAALHRLDTEPDPGLARVTLPQVLGGVDLGSLYELAETLTAQGVRLEART comes from the coding sequence GTGACGACGACCGGTTGGCCCGATCCCCTGTCGACGGCTCGGTTCCATGTGGTGTCCGGCAAGGGCGGTACCGGCAAGACGACCGTGGCCGCCGCGCTCGCCCTGGCCCTGGCCACCGGCGGCAAGCGCACCCTGCTCGTCGAGGTCGAGGGACGTCAGGGCATCGCCCAGGTCTTCGACACCCCGCCGCTGCCCTACGAGGAGCGCAAGATCGCGATCGCGCCCGGCGGCGGCGAGGTGCGCGCCCTGGCCGTGGACGCCGAGGCGGCGCTGCTGGAGTACTTCGAGATGTTCTACCGGCTCGGGGTGGCCGGACGGACGCTGCGCCGGATGGGCGCGGTCGAGTTCGCCACCACCCTGGCCCCGGGCCTGCGGGACGTCCTGCTCACCGGCAAGGCCAAGGAGTGCGTGAGCCGCACCGACCGCGACGGCCGCCCGGTCTACGACGCCGTCGTCCTCGACGCCCCGCCCACCGGACGCCTGGTCACGTTCCTCGACGTCACCCGCGCGATGGCCGACCTGGCCAAGGCCGGTCCGATCCACGGCCAGGCCGAGGGCGTCGTCGAGCTGCTGCACTCCCCGCGCACGGCCGTGCACCTGGTCACGCTGCTGCAGGACCTGCCGGTCACCGAGACGCTGGAGACCGTCACCGAGCTGCAGGAGGCCGGCCTGCAGGTCGGCACCATGATCGTCAACCGGATGCGCGAGCAGTGGCTGCCGGACCGCTCGGTCACCGCCGCCGCGCACGGCCGGGTCGACAGCTCACGGATCCGCACCGGCCTGGCCGGTGCGGGCATCGACCTGGCCCCCGACGAGATCGACGGCCTGGTCGCCGAGACCGTCGAGCACGCCGTCCAGGTCGCCGGGGAGGCCGCGGCGCTGCACCGGTTGGACACGGAGCCGGATCCGGGGCTCGCTCGCGTCACGCTCCCGCAGGTGCTCGGCGGGGTGGACCTGGGCTCGCTCTACGAGCTCGCCGAGACGCTGACCGCACAGGGTGTGCGACTGGAGGCACGCACGTGA
- a CDS encoding DUF4177 domain-containing protein: MSSPATKWEYLTAPLLIHNTKAILDNFGQDGWELVTVTTGANAEQLVAFFKRPIPA; encoded by the coding sequence ATGAGCTCCCCGGCCACCAAGTGGGAATACCTGACCGCACCGCTGCTGATCCACAACACCAAGGCGATCCTGGACAACTTCGGCCAGGACGGCTGGGAGCTGGTGACCGTGACCACCGGCGCCAACGCCGAGCAGCTGGTGGCGTTCTTCAAGCGCCCGATCCCGGCATGA
- a CDS encoding RidA family protein — translation MSPTAKLAELGLTLPPVATPAGAYIPAKRSGNLVFTAGQVPFVDGKLPKTGKIGGDVSAEDAYDLARICTLNALAAIDDLVGLDSVTSIVKVVGFVASSPDFGGQPKVINGASDLLGEIFGEAGAHARSAVGVAELPLNAPVEVELIVEVG, via the coding sequence ATGAGCCCGACGGCGAAGCTGGCCGAGCTCGGCCTGACCCTTCCGCCGGTCGCCACCCCCGCCGGGGCCTACATCCCGGCCAAGCGCTCCGGGAACCTCGTGTTCACGGCCGGGCAGGTCCCGTTCGTCGACGGGAAGCTCCCGAAGACCGGCAAGATCGGCGGCGACGTCTCCGCCGAGGACGCCTACGACCTGGCCCGGATCTGCACGCTGAACGCGCTCGCCGCGATCGACGACCTGGTGGGACTGGACTCGGTGACCTCGATCGTCAAGGTCGTCGGGTTCGTCGCGTCCTCGCCGGACTTCGGCGGGCAGCCGAAGGTGATCAACGGCGCGTCCGACCTGCTGGGCGAGATCTTCGGTGAGGCCGGTGCGCACGCCCGGTCCGCCGTGGGTGTGGCCGAGCTGCCGCTGAACGCCCCCGTCGAGGTCGAGCTGATCGTGGAGGTCGGCTGA
- a CDS encoding Gfo/Idh/MocA family protein, which translates to MDVRRIGLVGAGPWARAVHAPAIAAHPRWELAGAWTRRREAAREIVGGFGGRAFPRLDDLVDACDAVAFAVPPAVQGELAPGVAAAGRHVVLEKPLAQDLAGARAVAGAVAAAGVCSATMLTLRFDPGVRAWLDAIPDGPAGPDTTGSARWLSGALLGGPYAGSGWRAEHGALLDIGPHVIDLLDAALGRVVGVDLAHRADPDLWRFGLAHAGGARSTVTLSLRMPIDPTEFEATVLGAAGRHRLDRRPPDAAACYGRLLDDLATAITDGRTDLPVDAARALHLQEVVDRMLRAAG; encoded by the coding sequence ATGGACGTGCGGCGCATCGGGTTGGTCGGTGCCGGACCGTGGGCCCGCGCGGTGCACGCCCCGGCGATCGCGGCGCACCCGCGCTGGGAGCTCGCGGGCGCCTGGACCCGCCGTCGGGAGGCCGCGCGGGAGATCGTCGGCGGGTTCGGTGGGCGGGCGTTCCCGCGTCTCGACGACCTGGTGGACGCCTGCGACGCCGTCGCGTTCGCGGTCCCGCCCGCCGTGCAGGGCGAGCTCGCGCCCGGGGTGGCTGCGGCCGGACGGCACGTCGTCCTGGAGAAGCCGCTGGCCCAGGATCTCGCCGGGGCCCGTGCGGTCGCCGGCGCCGTCGCCGCGGCCGGGGTCTGCTCGGCGACGATGCTCACGCTGCGCTTCGACCCCGGCGTCCGGGCGTGGCTGGACGCGATTCCGGACGGCCCCGCCGGGCCGGACACCACCGGCTCCGCGCGCTGGCTCTCCGGCGCGCTGCTCGGCGGCCCGTACGCCGGGTCGGGCTGGCGGGCCGAGCACGGCGCGCTGCTCGACATCGGCCCGCACGTGATCGACCTGCTCGACGCCGCGCTCGGCCGCGTCGTCGGGGTGGACCTGGCCCACCGCGCCGACCCCGACCTCTGGCGGTTCGGGCTCGCGCACGCGGGTGGGGCGCGCAGCACGGTCACGCTGTCGCTGCGGATGCCGATCGACCCCACCGAGTTCGAGGCGACGGTCCTCGGCGCGGCCGGGCGGCACCGCCTCGACCGGCGCCCGCCCGACGCCGCGGCCTGCTACGGACGGCTGCTCGACGACCTCGCGACGGCGATCACGGACGGCCGCACCGACCTGCCCGTGGACGCGGCCCGGGCCCTGCACCTGCAGGAGGTCGTCGACCGAATGCTGCGGGCCGCGGGCTAG
- a CDS encoding NUDIX hydrolase, whose translation MSTSRADAPDTPVVPRPAATVLLVRDDPDPPAGRTPLQVFLQRRVAGMAFAGGMTVFPGGGVSSSDVIDPARWRGPDPAWWGQRLETTPELGGSLVCAAVRETFEECGVLLAGPDGGDPAALPEARALRTDLVERRSTFGELLDAHDLVLRADLLRGWARWITPPANPKRYDTAFLVARVPDGQRADDGTTEAVEARWWSPAHALASYEEREIELMAPTLRTLQEIAEHDTADDVFAAAEHRTISPVIPRVRREGRSVAVVLPGDPDWETAADHLTPKGPDE comes from the coding sequence ATGAGCACGTCCCGGGCCGACGCGCCCGACACACCGGTGGTCCCGCGCCCGGCGGCGACCGTCCTGCTGGTGCGCGACGATCCCGACCCGCCGGCCGGACGCACGCCGTTGCAGGTGTTCCTGCAGCGCCGGGTGGCCGGGATGGCGTTCGCCGGCGGCATGACGGTGTTCCCCGGCGGCGGCGTCTCGTCCTCGGACGTGATCGACCCGGCCCGGTGGCGCGGGCCCGACCCCGCCTGGTGGGGACAGCGCCTGGAGACGACGCCGGAGCTGGGCGGGTCGCTGGTCTGCGCCGCGGTCCGGGAGACGTTCGAGGAGTGCGGCGTGCTGCTGGCCGGCCCCGACGGCGGTGACCCGGCCGCTCTCCCGGAGGCCCGCGCGCTGCGGACCGACCTGGTGGAACGCCGCAGCACGTTCGGCGAGCTGCTCGACGCGCACGACCTCGTGCTGCGCGCGGACCTGCTGCGCGGCTGGGCCCGCTGGATCACCCCGCCGGCCAACCCGAAGCGCTACGACACCGCGTTCCTTGTCGCGCGCGTCCCGGACGGCCAGCGCGCCGACGACGGCACCACCGAGGCCGTCGAAGCGCGCTGGTGGTCCCCGGCGCACGCCCTGGCCTCCTACGAGGAGCGCGAGATCGAGCTGATGGCGCCCACCCTGCGCACGCTGCAGGAGATCGCCGAGCACGACACCGCCGACGACGTGTTCGCCGCGGCCGAGCACCGGACGATCTCCCCGGTCATCCCGCGGGTGCGCCGGGAGGGGCGGTCGGTCGCCGTCGTCCTGCCCGGTGACCCGGACTGGGAGACCGCCGCCGACCACCTCACCCCGAAGGGACCGGACGAATGA
- a CDS encoding MBL fold metallo-hydrolase, whose protein sequence is MTAAPEHPAYGVLRPAHPLASVLLQNNPGHMTLEGTNTWVLAGPGASDRIVVDPGEDDGEHLERLADGPPVALVLLTHHHHDHSGGAPRFAEMVGAPIRAQDPGLCSGADPLTDGETVQAAGLPLWVMATPGHTADSTSFLIGGNAPALLTGDTVLGRGTTVIAQPDGGLGPYLDSLRRLAELPPGVPVLPGHGPDLPDAAEIARTYLAHREERLDQVRAALEELGPDATARQVVEVVYADVDEKLWDAAEWSVTAQLEYLRA, encoded by the coding sequence ATGACCGCCGCTCCTGAACACCCCGCCTACGGCGTCCTCCGCCCGGCGCACCCGCTGGCCTCGGTGCTGCTGCAGAACAACCCCGGCCACATGACGCTGGAGGGCACCAACACCTGGGTCCTGGCCGGTCCGGGCGCCTCCGACCGGATCGTCGTCGACCCCGGCGAGGACGACGGCGAGCACCTCGAACGCCTCGCCGACGGACCGCCGGTCGCGCTGGTCCTGCTCACCCACCACCACCACGACCACTCCGGCGGAGCCCCGCGCTTCGCCGAGATGGTGGGCGCCCCGATCCGGGCGCAGGACCCCGGGCTGTGCTCCGGCGCCGACCCGCTCACCGACGGCGAGACCGTGCAGGCCGCCGGGCTGCCGCTCTGGGTGATGGCCACGCCCGGGCACACCGCGGACTCGACGTCGTTCCTGATCGGTGGCAACGCCCCCGCCCTGCTCACCGGTGACACGGTCCTGGGGCGCGGCACGACCGTCATCGCACAGCCGGACGGCGGGCTGGGCCCGTACCTGGACTCGCTCCGGCGCCTCGCCGAGCTGCCGCCCGGGGTGCCGGTGCTGCCCGGGCACGGGCCCGACCTGCCGGACGCCGCCGAGATCGCCCGGACCTACCTCGCGCACCGCGAGGAGCGCCTGGACCAGGTCCGCGCGGCACTGGAGGAGCTGGGGCCGGACGCGACGGCGCGTCAGGTCGTCGAGGTCGTCTACGCCGACGTCGACGAGAAGCTCTGGGACGCCGCGGAGTGGTCGGTCACGGCGCAGCTGGAGTACCTCCGGGCCTGA
- a CDS encoding HD domain-containing protein, whose protein sequence is MRGFEGLVDDAGVRGIERVRQVVAADFVDVDAAHDLAHLDRVARLAATIAHREGLDPHVAALAAYVHDYHRLEEARTGATVEPPECAHLVRSAFERAGIAEETWAPVPAAVDATGRFSFSDRFTEPAQGVAACLHDADMLDAMGAIGIARAFTYGGTIGEPIWEPGEDLASTYTSGRTSSVVAHFYEKLLHLRDELTTPSGRAMGEPRHRVLVEFLQRFHIEFGDGPPGRDPEGPVRPGGTPAAP, encoded by the coding sequence GTGCGCGGTTTCGAGGGGCTGGTCGACGACGCCGGGGTACGCGGGATCGAGCGGGTCCGCCAGGTCGTCGCCGCGGACTTCGTCGACGTCGACGCCGCCCATGACCTCGCCCACCTGGACCGGGTCGCGCGCCTGGCCGCGACGATCGCGCACCGCGAGGGCCTCGACCCCCACGTCGCCGCGCTGGCCGCCTACGTGCACGACTACCACCGCCTCGAGGAGGCCCGCACCGGCGCGACGGTGGAGCCGCCGGAGTGCGCGCACCTCGTCCGGTCCGCGTTCGAACGGGCCGGGATCGCCGAGGAGACCTGGGCTCCGGTGCCGGCCGCGGTGGACGCGACCGGGCGGTTCAGCTTCTCCGACCGGTTCACCGAGCCCGCCCAGGGCGTCGCCGCCTGCCTGCACGACGCGGACATGCTCGACGCCATGGGCGCGATCGGCATCGCCCGCGCGTTCACCTACGGCGGGACGATCGGCGAGCCCATCTGGGAGCCCGGCGAGGACCTCGCGTCGACCTACACCTCCGGGCGGACCAGCTCCGTCGTCGCGCACTTCTACGAGAAGCTGCTGCACCTGCGCGACGAGCTCACCACCCCGTCCGGACGCGCGATGGGCGAGCCCCGGCACCGCGTCCTGGTGGAGTTCCTGCAGCGCTTCCACATCGAGTTCGGTGACGGTCCCCCCGGGCGGGACCCGGAGGGCCCGGTCAGGCCCGGAGGTACTCCAGCTGCGCCGTGA
- a CDS encoding MFS transporter, whose protein sequence is MAASLGDYRAALSAPGAAAPVLASILARLPIAMLSLAALLYVQGVSGSYAFAGAVSAGTLVGIGVGMIVQGRWLDRVGPTRLLLMFSAAYLVMVSVLFAGIELGAGLAVLVPVALVTGLVTPAIEGSSRALWTDLVPPGPRREAAYTYESISLEVFFILGPALAAVLVVTAPWPGTALAVAVAAEVTGTVWFALTRATRTRTARIRAERARSGLTRPAVSGTSRLFGVMARPGMRTVALASLGFGLTVGSVEVGVLAATAAAGAPAMGGVLLSAWSVVSVLAGVAYGMRPWPRALHLRFPVLLAGFSVLVVVLALVAPSGSILLLGVVMFLAGALITPQTTAHSLGVELAAPGESATEAFNWVVTAVVFGVSIGQSLAGVAVDAFGPVGFLTGGVLGLVVAGLLWVLRGTLAADARVPSAASA, encoded by the coding sequence ATGGCTGCATCCCTCGGTGACTACCGCGCTGCGCTGAGCGCCCCGGGAGCCGCGGCCCCGGTGCTCGCCTCGATCCTGGCGCGGCTGCCGATCGCGATGCTCAGCCTGGCCGCCCTGCTCTACGTGCAGGGTGTGTCGGGCTCCTACGCGTTCGCCGGGGCGGTCTCGGCCGGGACCCTGGTCGGTATCGGCGTCGGGATGATCGTCCAGGGGCGGTGGCTGGACCGGGTCGGCCCGACCCGGCTGCTGCTGATGTTCAGCGCCGCGTACCTGGTGATGGTGTCGGTGCTGTTCGCCGGGATCGAGCTCGGTGCCGGTCTCGCCGTGCTGGTCCCCGTCGCGCTCGTGACGGGCCTGGTCACGCCCGCGATCGAGGGTTCGTCGCGGGCCCTCTGGACGGACCTGGTGCCGCCCGGTCCGCGCCGCGAGGCCGCCTACACCTACGAGTCGATCAGCCTCGAGGTCTTCTTCATCCTGGGTCCCGCGCTGGCCGCGGTGCTCGTGGTGACGGCGCCCTGGCCCGGCACCGCGCTCGCCGTGGCCGTGGCGGCGGAGGTCACCGGCACCGTCTGGTTCGCCCTGACCCGCGCCACCCGTACCCGCACCGCGCGCATCCGTGCCGAGCGGGCGCGATCCGGGCTCACCCGCCCGGCCGTGTCGGGGACGTCGCGCCTGTTCGGTGTGATGGCCCGGCCCGGGATGCGGACCGTCGCGCTCGCCTCGCTCGGGTTCGGCCTGACCGTCGGGTCGGTGGAGGTCGGCGTCCTGGCCGCGACGGCGGCGGCCGGCGCCCCGGCGATGGGCGGCGTGCTGCTCTCGGCGTGGTCGGTGGTCTCGGTGCTGGCCGGTGTCGCCTACGGCATGCGCCCGTGGCCGCGGGCGCTGCACCTGCGGTTCCCGGTCCTGCTCGCCGGGTTCTCGGTGCTGGTCGTCGTGCTGGCGCTGGTCGCGCCGAGCGGGTCGATCCTGCTGCTGGGGGTGGTCATGTTCCTGGCCGGCGCTCTGATCACGCCGCAGACCACGGCGCACTCGCTGGGCGTGGAGCTCGCCGCACCGGGGGAGTCGGCGACCGAGGCGTTCAACTGGGTGGTGACGGCGGTGGTGTTCGGGGTGTCGATCGGGCAGTCGCTGGCCGGGGTCGCGGTGGACGCGTTCGGCCCGGTCGGGTTCCTGACAGGCGGCGTCCTCGGTCTCGTCGTCGCGGGCCTGCTGTGGGTGCTCCGCGGCACCCTGGCCGCCGACGCGCGGGTCCCGTCCGCGGCGTCCGCGTGA
- a CDS encoding Crp/Fnr family transcriptional regulator — protein sequence MDDVLIRAGIFQGVEPQAAEALAEALEPAEFSRGQVIFSEGEPGDRLYIVSGGKVKLGRKSPDGRENLLMVAGPSDMFGELSIFDPGPRTSTATAVTEVRTHTMDRAALREWIGKRPEIAEQLLRVLARRLRRTNNMLADLIFTDVPGRVAKSLLQLARQFGSQESGLLRVTHDLTQEEIAQLVGASRETVNKALADFAHRGWLRLEGKSVLILEPERLARRAR from the coding sequence GTGGACGACGTTCTGATCCGGGCCGGGATCTTCCAGGGCGTGGAGCCCCAGGCCGCCGAGGCATTGGCCGAGGCGCTGGAGCCCGCGGAGTTCTCGCGTGGGCAGGTGATCTTCAGCGAGGGTGAGCCCGGTGACCGCCTCTACATCGTCTCCGGTGGCAAGGTGAAGCTCGGCCGCAAGTCCCCGGACGGCCGGGAGAACCTGCTGATGGTCGCCGGTCCGTCGGACATGTTCGGCGAGCTCTCGATCTTCGACCCGGGCCCGCGGACCTCCACCGCGACCGCGGTCACAGAGGTGCGCACGCACACGATGGACCGCGCCGCGCTGCGCGAGTGGATCGGCAAGCGCCCGGAGATCGCCGAGCAGCTGCTGCGCGTGCTGGCTCGCCGTCTGCGCCGTACGAACAACATGCTCGCCGACCTCATCTTCACCGACGTCCCCGGCCGTGTCGCGAAGTCGCTGCTGCAGCTCGCGCGTCAGTTCGGCTCCCAGGAGTCCGGCCTGCTGCGGGTCACCCACGACCTCACGCAGGAGGAGATCGCCCAGCTCGTCGGCGCCTCCCGCGAGACCGTGAACAAGGCGCTCGCCGACTTCGCGCACCGCGGCTGGCTGCGGCTCGAGGGCAAGAGCGTCCTCATCCTGGAGCCGGAGCGCCTGGCCCGCCGGGCCCGCTGA
- the nth gene encoding endonuclease III yields the protein MSTSVRRPTRRAAAGLAARVEAGESPIGRARRVGRILRGLAVAYPDAHCELDFGTPLDLAVATILSAQCTDERVNQVTPGLFAAYPSAADYAGADRTELEERIRSTGFYRNKATSLIGLGAAVVENHGGELPATLDELVKLPGIGRKTANVILGNAFDVPGITVDTHFGRLVRRWGWTTEEDPVKVEHAIGELVPRRDWTIVSHHVIFHGRRVCHAKKPACGACSLAVDCPSFGLGPTEPEQAAALVKGPERPHLLELVGLGDGTPAPSGNGR from the coding sequence GTGAGCACCTCCGTCCGGCGACCCACCCGGCGGGCCGCCGCCGGGCTCGCCGCGCGCGTCGAGGCCGGCGAGAGCCCGATCGGCCGAGCCCGCCGCGTGGGCCGGATCCTGCGTGGCCTCGCCGTGGCCTATCCCGACGCCCACTGCGAACTCGATTTCGGCACGCCGCTGGACCTGGCCGTCGCCACGATCCTGTCCGCGCAGTGCACCGACGAGCGGGTCAACCAGGTCACGCCCGGCCTGTTCGCCGCGTACCCGAGCGCCGCGGACTACGCGGGGGCGGACCGCACCGAGCTCGAGGAGCGCATCCGCTCGACCGGCTTCTACCGGAACAAGGCCACCTCGCTGATCGGGCTGGGCGCGGCCGTCGTGGAGAACCACGGCGGCGAGCTGCCGGCCACCCTCGACGAGCTGGTGAAGCTGCCCGGGATCGGCCGGAAGACGGCGAACGTCATCCTCGGCAACGCCTTCGACGTCCCCGGGATCACCGTCGACACCCACTTCGGCCGGCTCGTGCGGCGCTGGGGCTGGACCACCGAGGAGGACCCGGTCAAGGTCGAGCACGCGATCGGCGAGCTCGTCCCGCGGCGGGACTGGACGATCGTCTCGCACCACGTGATCTTCCACGGCCGTCGCGTCTGCCACGCCAAGAAACCGGCCTGCGGGGCGTGCTCGCTGGCCGTCGACTGCCCGTCGTTCGGGCTCGGACCGACCGAGCCCGAACAGGCCGCCGCGCTGGTCAAGGGCCCGGAGCGGCCGCACCTGCTGGAGCTGGTCGGCCTCGGCGACGGGACCCCCGCTCCCTCCGGGAACGGGCGGTGA
- a CDS encoding TlpA family protein disulfide reductase gives MSRSGTRSRHGGASRSEIVATVVVVVLVALAVFALWPDSPSGSSSGTGTDSSTAGEPDGDPAAADPVALASARAGAALDPCPAPRPGAAPAFDATAAGPLAGVTVPCLGADGTVDVGAALAGRPALVNVWASWCAPCREELPALAEYAARPGSVPVLTVDVRDDPVAALSLLRDLRVTLPAVTDPRNALRTALDIPPALPASYVVRADGTVARVDPPIPFRSADEVAAAVTKLGAS, from the coding sequence GTGAGCCGGTCGGGCACCCGGTCGCGCCACGGCGGGGCCTCCCGCTCGGAGATCGTCGCGACGGTGGTCGTCGTCGTCCTCGTCGCGCTCGCGGTGTTCGCCCTGTGGCCGGACTCCCCGTCCGGATCGTCGTCCGGCACGGGCACCGACTCGTCGACGGCGGGTGAGCCGGACGGCGACCCGGCCGCGGCGGACCCGGTGGCGCTGGCCTCGGCCCGCGCCGGCGCCGCGCTCGATCCGTGCCCGGCCCCCCGGCCCGGTGCGGCCCCCGCATTCGATGCGACCGCAGCCGGACCGCTGGCCGGGGTGACGGTGCCGTGCCTGGGCGCCGACGGGACCGTCGACGTCGGCGCGGCGCTGGCCGGGCGGCCGGCGCTGGTCAACGTCTGGGCGTCCTGGTGTGCGCCGTGCCGCGAGGAGCTGCCGGCGCTCGCCGAGTACGCCGCGCGGCCGGGCTCGGTGCCGGTGCTCACCGTCGACGTCCGCGACGACCCGGTGGCCGCGTTGTCGCTGCTGCGCGACCTGCGCGTGACGCTGCCCGCGGTCACCGACCCGCGGAACGCGCTGCGCACCGCCCTGGACATCCCGCCCGCGCTGCCGGCCAGCTACGTCGTGCGCGCCGACGGCACCGTGGCCCGGGTGGACCCGCCGATCCCGTTCCGCTCCGCGGACGAGGTCGCCGCCGCCGTCACGAAGCTGGGAGCGTCGTGA